One Cuculus canorus isolate bCucCan1 chromosome 1, bCucCan1.pri, whole genome shotgun sequence DNA segment encodes these proteins:
- the LOC104067406 gene encoding lactosylceramide 4-alpha-galactosyltransferase — MFSCRPKLTTMMPSHKLGALFILIISFVFFASVMFYWRPGEDAEGQLYSMPTQRRCEELLPHLPLPTAGGPPPSPGDVFFVETSERTKPSYLFTCSVESAARMHPETRVVVLMKGLANGNASLPNHWGFSLLSCFPNVEFQPLDLPELFSGTPLAKWYSQSEHQKEPYFLPVLSDASRITIMWKFGGIYLDTDFIVLKNLKNLTNALGLQSQDVLNGAFLSFKPKHEFIQLCMQDFVENYDGWIWAHQGPHLLTRVFKKWCSISNIQHNISCKGVHALSPEAFYPIRWEDWKKLFEAISSSELHKLLKDTYAVHVWNKLSHGTRLEITSQALLAQLYSQSCPSTYEKVKNDSEEQSRPVM, encoded by the coding sequence ATGTTCAGCTGCCGGCCAAAACTGACCACAATGATGCCAAGCCACAAGCTTGGGGCACTGTTTATCCTCAtaatttcatttgtgttttttgCCTCTGTCATGTTCTACTGGAGACCTGGGGAAGACGCTGAGGGGCAGCTCTACAGCATGCCTACACAAAGAAGGTGCGAAGAGCTTTTGCCTCATCTTCCCCTGCCCACTGCTGGTGGGCCCCCTCCTTCTCCAGGGGATGTGTTTTTTGTGGAGACCTCGGAGCGAACTAAGCCAAGTTACCTGTTCACATGCTCTGTGGAGTCAGCGGCTCGGATGCACCCTGAAACAAGGGTTGTGGTGCTTATGAAAGGCTTAGCAAATGGTAACGCCTCCTTACCCAACCACTGGGGCTTCTCCTTGCTGAGCTGCTTCCCCAATGTGGAATTCCAGCCCCTGGACTTGCCAGAGCTTTTCTCTGGAACGCCTCTGGCAAAGTGGTACTCACAGTCTGAGCACCAGAAAGAACCTTATTTCTTACCTGTCCTGTCTGACGCCAGCAGAATTACCATCATGTGGAAATTTGGTGGCATCTACTTGGACACAGACTTCATTGTGCTTAAGAACTTGAAGAACCTCACCAATGCCCTTGGGTTGCAGTCTCAGGATGTACTGAACGGAGCCTTTCTATCCTTTAAGCCCAAGCATGAGTTCATACAGCTTTGCATGCAGGACTTTGTGGAGAACTACGATGGGTGGATCTGGGCGCACCAGGGTCCACATCTCCTAACGCGTGTCTTCAAGAAGTGGTGCTCCATAAGTAATATCCAGCACAACATCAGCTGCAAAGGGGTGCATGCTCTTTCCCCAGAAGCCTTTTATCCTATTCGCTGGGAGGACTGGAAGAAGTTATTTGAGGCAATCAGCTCCTCAGAGCTCCACAAACTCCTTAAGGACACCTACGCAGTGCATGTATGGAACAAACTGAGCCATGGGACAAGGCTAGAGATCACATCCCAGGCTTTGCTGGCTCAGCTGTATTCTCAGTCCTGCCCATCCACATATGAGAAAGTGAAGAA